A genome region from Jeotgalibacillus aurantiacus includes the following:
- a CDS encoding YabP/YqfC family sporulation protein, producing the protein MKTKWMQSAQALLRLPDDLIYDIPKIVWIGRQLLFIENHKGLLYYSDRQIAFSSGCGKVLVAGRDLLISAMTGEQVTIRGMVEDVKIDYDAGQSE; encoded by the coding sequence ATGAAAACGAAATGGATGCAATCGGCTCAAGCTCTGCTTAGACTACCTGATGATTTGATCTATGACATACCGAAAATTGTCTGGATTGGCAGACAGCTTTTATTTATCGAAAATCATAAAGGTTTGCTTTATTATTCAGACAGACAAATTGCATTTTCTTCAGGTTGCGGAAAAGTGCTGGTTGCCGGCCGGGATTTGCTGATTTCTGCTATGACAGGAGAACAGGTCACGATAAGAGGAATGGTTGAAGATGTGAAAATTGACTATGACGCAGGACAGTCGGAATGA
- a CDS encoding HD family phosphohydrolase, which produces MENWIQRMKNILSYAFFKWILLGLVAVFVFVLLISHVRTQTYNISLFSVAEETIRSPKTIVDERRTEIEQERAASEVEEVYVYRPEVVDNRTSLTASIYDFAMDFNLDQGGSEPSEPSSDQGVNNERLSSLKSALSEDVSENVTENINDEILIQLLSSSDEALEEAKVLTVRQIEQVMEEPIRQDEVSAAKTEVQNNLSSLTFSEGLKNASIELARFAIIENNVFDPEQTEARILQAREAVEPVQILEGQVIVQEGYLIDRDVYRQLEELGLTTNEASVLPYIGLIIFSLLIIFVIHFLFSSWKTSTDKKQTYLVLVSMIFLLSLGLMKVTELVRELDILQIGYLFPAAMAPMLLKSMINTRVALTITMLQSVCASIVFNDTITGSVNVEVSLYFLFSGLAGILFLSNSRRRTHLLRAGLFVSAANILFLMSLMLIENAQFTYVDYALFGVFAIVSGILASILTIGLLPLFEAGFGILSTMKLVELSNPNHPLLKKILTEAPGTYHHSVMVANLAEAACEAIGANGLLARVGCYYHDIGKTKRPHYFIENQISSQNPHDRLSPETSRDIIIAHAVEGAEMLRKYKLPQEFIDIAEQHHGTTLLKFFYYKAKENGFDPKEAEYRYPGPKPQSREAAVISVADSVEAAVRSMKEPNAEKIRQLVQSIVQDRLQDGQFNESDLTLKELETIKRVFCETLNGIFHSRIEYPEFKKEERKKQA; this is translated from the coding sequence ATGGAAAATTGGATCCAGCGTATGAAAAATATACTGAGTTATGCCTTTTTTAAATGGATCCTGCTGGGTCTTGTTGCTGTCTTTGTTTTTGTCCTTCTTATAAGTCATGTCAGAACACAAACATATAACATCAGCCTGTTTTCAGTTGCTGAAGAAACGATACGGTCTCCAAAAACGATTGTTGATGAAAGAAGAACGGAAATTGAACAGGAACGCGCTGCATCTGAAGTGGAAGAAGTGTACGTTTATCGACCTGAGGTTGTTGATAACCGAACGTCTCTGACCGCATCCATTTATGATTTTGCCATGGATTTTAACCTTGATCAGGGAGGCTCCGAACCATCTGAACCATCATCTGATCAGGGCGTAAACAACGAGAGACTGTCCTCTTTGAAATCAGCACTTTCAGAAGATGTTTCTGAAAATGTGACTGAAAATATTAACGATGAAATATTGATTCAGCTGCTGTCTTCCAGTGATGAGGCACTTGAAGAAGCTAAAGTCCTCACAGTTCGTCAAATTGAACAGGTGATGGAGGAGCCGATCAGACAGGATGAAGTAAGTGCTGCAAAAACGGAAGTCCAGAACAATTTATCATCACTGACATTCAGTGAAGGCTTAAAAAATGCATCGATTGAACTGGCCCGCTTTGCCATTATTGAAAATAATGTATTTGACCCCGAACAGACGGAAGCGAGAATTCTTCAGGCCCGGGAAGCAGTAGAGCCGGTACAGATTTTAGAAGGACAGGTGATTGTACAGGAAGGCTATCTGATTGACCGCGATGTATACAGACAGCTTGAGGAACTTGGGCTTACAACGAATGAAGCATCTGTTCTGCCATATATCGGGCTCATTATTTTTTCACTACTCATTATTTTCGTGATTCACTTCCTGTTTTCTTCCTGGAAAACGTCCACGGATAAAAAACAGACTTACCTTGTACTGGTGAGTATGATTTTTCTCCTGTCACTTGGGTTAATGAAAGTAACAGAATTGGTTAGGGAACTCGACATTCTGCAGATTGGGTACCTTTTTCCGGCGGCAATGGCCCCTATGCTGCTAAAAAGCATGATTAATACCAGAGTCGCATTGACCATTACAATGCTCCAGTCCGTATGTGCAAGCATTGTTTTTAATGATACGATTACGGGGTCGGTTAATGTAGAAGTCTCTCTTTATTTTCTGTTCAGCGGATTGGCAGGGATTTTATTTCTTTCAAACAGCAGAAGACGGACACATCTGCTGCGGGCGGGTCTATTCGTTTCAGCGGCAAATATCCTTTTTCTGATGTCATTAATGCTCATTGAAAATGCGCAGTTTACATATGTGGATTATGCCCTATTTGGTGTATTTGCCATTGTCTCGGGCATTCTTGCTTCGATTTTAACGATCGGGCTGCTTCCTCTTTTTGAAGCGGGATTTGGTATTCTCTCCACGATGAAACTGGTCGAACTATCAAACCCTAATCATCCGTTGTTAAAAAAAATACTGACAGAAGCACCTGGCACCTATCATCACAGCGTCATGGTGGCGAACCTTGCGGAAGCAGCCTGTGAAGCAATCGGGGCAAATGGTTTACTGGCCCGTGTCGGCTGTTACTATCACGATATCGGGAAAACCAAGAGGCCTCACTATTTTATCGAAAATCAAATTTCCAGCCAGAACCCTCATGACCGCCTGTCACCTGAAACGTCAAGAGATATTATTATTGCCCATGCGGTTGAAGGGGCTGAAATGCTAAGAAAATATAAGCTGCCACAGGAGTTTATTGATATTGCAGAACAGCATCACGGCACCACGTTGTTAAAGTTTTTCTATTATAAGGCGAAAGAGAATGGATTTGACCCGAAAGAAGCAGAATACCGTTATCCAGGCCCAAAACCTCAATCAAGAGAGGCGGCAGTGATTTCAGTTGCCGACAGCGTGGAAGCTGCAGTAAGATCCATGAAGGAACCGAACGCAGAAAAAATCCGCCAGCTTGTTCAGTCAATCGTTCAGGACAGGTTGCAGGATGGACAATTTAATGAATCTGACCTGACATTGAAAGAGCTTGAAACGATTAAGAGGGTTTTCTGTGAAACGCTGAACGGGATTTTTCACTCCAGAATCGAGTACCCTGAATTCAAAAAAGAAGAAAGGAAGAAGCAGGCATGA
- the ybeY gene encoding rRNA maturation RNase YbeY — protein sequence MTLHIDFIDETENLSEEDKSLVSRLLTFAAEKEGVENGECSVTFVSDERIQEINREYRQKDQATDVISFAMEELGEDEMEITGEADLERMLGDIIISVPKAKEQAEEYGHSFSRELGFLALHGFLHLLGYDHMKESDEAVMFGRQNDILEEFGLSRS from the coding sequence ATGACACTACACATAGATTTTATCGATGAAACTGAGAACCTCTCTGAGGAAGACAAGAGTCTCGTAAGCAGGCTTCTGACTTTTGCAGCAGAAAAAGAAGGTGTAGAAAACGGGGAATGCTCCGTCACTTTTGTATCAGATGAGCGCATTCAGGAAATTAACCGTGAATACCGTCAAAAGGACCAGGCGACAGATGTCATTTCATTTGCCATGGAAGAGCTCGGCGAGGATGAAATGGAAATCACAGGAGAAGCAGATCTTGAAAGGATGCTTGGAGACATCATTATTTCTGTGCCAAAAGCAAAAGAACAGGCAGAGGAGTACGGTCATTCCTTTTCAAGAGAGCTTGGCTTCCTTGCTTTACACGGATTCTTACACCTTTTAGGATACGATCATATGAAGGAATCAGATGAAGCGGTGATGTTTGGCCGCCAGAATGACATTTTAGAGGAATTTGGCCTGTCGAGGTCCTGA
- the era gene encoding GTPase Era, with protein sequence MDNQKHKSGFISIVGRPNVGKSTFLNRVIGQKIAIMSDKPQTTRNKIQGVLTTNESQMIFIDTPGIHKPKHKLGDFMIKMATNTFREVDLILFMVNVDEGYGRGDEYIMELLKDVKTPVFLVLNKIDTLHPDELLPIIDEYRNRFDFTETIPISALEGNNVDTLLNQISSYLPEGPQYYPADQVTDHPERFIISELIREKALHLTREEIPHSIAVSIEQIKKEEGRDLIDVMATIVVERDSQKGIVIGKRGAMLKEIGQRAREDIENLLGSKVYLELWVKVQKDWRNKANSLRDFGFNENEY encoded by the coding sequence ATGGATAATCAAAAACACAAATCAGGCTTTATCTCGATTGTTGGACGCCCTAACGTAGGAAAGTCAACTTTTCTTAATCGTGTCATTGGTCAGAAAATCGCCATCATGAGTGATAAGCCTCAAACGACCCGAAACAAAATTCAAGGGGTCCTGACAACAAATGAAAGCCAGATGATCTTTATTGATACACCTGGTATTCATAAACCGAAACATAAGCTTGGCGACTTTATGATCAAAATGGCAACGAACACGTTCCGTGAAGTGGACCTCATTTTATTTATGGTCAATGTAGACGAAGGCTATGGACGTGGGGACGAATATATTATGGAGCTGCTGAAAGATGTGAAAACACCCGTCTTTTTAGTACTCAATAAAATTGATACGCTTCACCCGGATGAGTTACTTCCAATCATCGATGAGTACCGGAACCGTTTTGATTTCACTGAAACGATTCCGATCTCTGCACTTGAAGGAAATAATGTCGATACGCTGTTAAATCAGATTTCATCTTATTTGCCGGAAGGACCGCAGTACTATCCAGCTGACCAGGTTACGGACCACCCTGAACGCTTTATTATCTCAGAGCTGATCAGAGAAAAGGCACTGCATCTGACGCGTGAAGAAATTCCTCACTCCATTGCTGTTTCCATTGAACAGATTAAAAAAGAGGAAGGCCGGGACCTGATCGATGTCATGGCAACGATTGTGGTAGAACGCGATTCACAAAAAGGAATCGTGATCGGAAAACGAGGTGCCATGCTGAAAGAAATCGGACAGCGCGCGCGTGAAGATATTGAAAATCTGCTCGGTTCAAAAGTCTATCTTGAGCTGTGGGTAAAAGTTCAGAAAGACTGGCGCAACAAAGCCAACAGCCTGCGTGACTTCGGGTTTAATGAAAACGAGTATTAA
- the yqfD gene encoding sporulation protein YqfD, translated as MKHAIPGYVHVRVKGDGRNSLLAELSKKKIEVKMLKESAPEEITFLIPIQAMRSLRRAAFKKGCKVSLSQGGGAYYSLLRLRSKMSMIIAACLACLVFWGGLQFLWGIEVVGGSPEVRLETEMLLREKGYQSGALLRQLPTEKEVVSKLYQNIEQISWAGFDWKGTRLIVHIREKKELPPASKNQNAHLVASKTGTVQKMLIEAGTPVKERYQVVKKGELLVSGFIGAEGKEKAVRASGEVYAHTWYETEVVIPENTIVYSLSGKEYDSYALQAGSTKTPDIHINKEHFGIQQTNRKIKSFEWFGWELPFTMIQTENREVKKIKKRLTKQQIREAGLKIGAKEVLALTNGTGTILKEKILHEQIENGKVKLTIYYQALEEIAEVKPFTEETRE; from the coding sequence ATGAAACACGCCATTCCAGGGTATGTACACGTCAGGGTGAAAGGCGATGGGAGAAACTCTCTGCTCGCTGAACTTTCGAAGAAAAAAATTGAAGTTAAGATGCTGAAAGAATCAGCTCCGGAAGAAATCACGTTTCTTATACCTATCCAGGCTATGAGAAGCTTAAGGCGTGCTGCATTTAAAAAAGGCTGCAAAGTGTCATTGTCCCAGGGGGGAGGGGCTTATTATTCCCTTTTAAGGCTGCGAAGCAAGATGAGTATGATCATTGCTGCCTGTCTTGCCTGCCTGGTTTTTTGGGGAGGTCTACAGTTTTTATGGGGGATTGAGGTGGTGGGAGGAAGTCCCGAGGTCCGGCTTGAAACAGAAATGCTCCTGCGGGAGAAAGGTTATCAAAGTGGAGCTTTGTTAAGACAACTGCCAACAGAGAAAGAAGTGGTTTCAAAACTTTATCAGAATATTGAGCAGATTTCATGGGCAGGCTTTGACTGGAAGGGAACGAGACTCATTGTACATATTAGAGAAAAGAAGGAACTGCCACCAGCCTCAAAAAATCAGAATGCCCATCTCGTCGCTTCAAAAACAGGTACTGTACAGAAGATGTTAATTGAAGCTGGTACGCCGGTAAAGGAGCGCTATCAAGTTGTAAAAAAAGGAGAACTGCTCGTATCGGGCTTCATCGGTGCTGAAGGAAAAGAAAAAGCTGTTCGCGCATCAGGTGAAGTTTATGCGCACACATGGTATGAAACAGAGGTTGTCATACCTGAAAACACCATCGTGTATTCTTTGTCGGGAAAAGAATACGACTCTTATGCACTACAGGCAGGCAGTACAAAAACACCTGACATTCACATTAATAAAGAGCATTTTGGCATCCAACAGACGAATAGAAAAATCAAATCTTTTGAATGGTTTGGCTGGGAATTGCCGTTCACCATGATTCAAACGGAAAATAGAGAAGTAAAAAAGATAAAGAAAAGATTAACGAAACAACAAATAAGGGAAGCAGGACTGAAAATCGGGGCCAAAGAGGTTCTAGCCTTAACAAATGGGACGGGCACAATCCTGAAGGAAAAAATTTTGCATGAACAAATTGAGAATGGTAAAGTAAAGCTAACAATCTATTACCAAGCATTAGAAGAAATTGCTGAAGTTAAACCTTTTACTGAGGAGACACGCGAATGA
- the floA gene encoding flotillin-like protein FloA (flotillin-like protein involved in membrane lipid rafts), whose amino-acid sequence MGTEAITLIIIVVAAVIALGVLFTFVPVTLWISALAAGVKVSIFTLIGMRLRRVIPSRVINPMIKAHKAGVDVSINQLESHYLAGGNVDRVVNALIAAQRANIELAFERCAAIDLAGRDVLQAVQMSVNPKVIETPFIAGVAMDGIEVKAKARITVRANIDRLVGGAGEDTVVARVGEGIVSTIGSSDNHKKVLENPDLISQTVLGKGLDSGTAFEILSIDIADVDIGKNIGAELQTEQAEADKNIAQAKAEERRAMAVAQEQEMRARVEEMKAKVVEAEAEVPLAMAEALREGNIGVMDYMNIKNIDADTGMRDSIGKISGGKDDSKKK is encoded by the coding sequence ATGGGAACAGAAGCAATTACATTAATTATTATCGTTGTAGCTGCCGTGATTGCCCTTGGTGTGCTGTTTACATTTGTACCGGTTACGCTATGGATTTCGGCATTGGCTGCAGGTGTTAAAGTCAGCATCTTTACGTTAATCGGGATGAGATTAAGAAGGGTAATTCCAAGCCGCGTCATTAATCCGATGATCAAAGCACATAAAGCAGGTGTGGATGTCAGCATTAATCAGCTTGAAAGCCACTATCTTGCAGGTGGTAACGTAGACCGCGTGGTAAACGCACTCATTGCTGCCCAGCGTGCGAATATTGAGCTTGCCTTTGAACGCTGTGCTGCGATTGACCTTGCGGGTCGTGACGTCTTACAGGCTGTTCAGATGAGTGTAAACCCTAAGGTAATCGAAACGCCATTTATCGCCGGTGTGGCAATGGATGGGATTGAAGTAAAAGCAAAGGCGCGTATTACGGTACGTGCAAATATTGACCGTCTTGTCGGTGGTGCGGGTGAAGATACAGTTGTGGCCCGTGTTGGTGAAGGCATTGTCAGTACAATCGGTTCAAGTGATAACCATAAGAAAGTGCTTGAAAATCCTGATCTGATTTCACAAACCGTTTTAGGTAAAGGTCTTGATTCAGGTACAGCGTTTGAAATTCTGTCGATCGATATTGCGGATGTTGACATCGGCAAAAACATCGGTGCTGAACTTCAGACTGAACAGGCTGAGGCAGACAAGAACATTGCCCAGGCGAAAGCGGAAGAGCGTCGTGCCATGGCCGTAGCGCAGGAACAGGAAATGAGAGCCCGCGTTGAGGAAATGAAGGCGAAGGTTGTGGAAGCGGAAGCAGAGGTACCGCTTGCGATGGCTGAAGCACTTCGTGAAGGAAATATTGGCGTAATGGACTACATGAATATTAAAAATATTGATGCTGATACGGGGATGCGCGATTCTATCGGAAAGATCTCCGGTGGCAAAGATGACAGCAAGAAAAAATAA
- a CDS encoding GatB/YqeY domain-containing protein, with protein MSLVNQLNQDMKTAMKNREKDRLSVIRMVKSALQNEGYRLNRQELTEEEELTVLSRELKQRRDSYQEFQAAGRDDLTAKLQQEIALLETYMPKQLTEEELESVVIETIKETNASSKADMGKVMSAIMPKVKGKADGALVNKKVLQHLS; from the coding sequence GTGAGTCTAGTCAATCAGCTTAATCAGGATATGAAAACGGCTATGAAAAACAGAGAAAAAGATCGTCTTTCTGTGATCAGGATGGTGAAGTCTGCTCTTCAGAATGAAGGTTACAGACTGAATCGCCAGGAACTGACTGAGGAAGAGGAGCTTACTGTTTTAAGCCGTGAACTTAAACAGCGAAGAGATTCCTATCAGGAGTTTCAAGCTGCTGGCAGAGATGATCTGACGGCGAAGCTTCAGCAAGAAATTGCCCTGCTTGAAACCTATATGCCAAAGCAGTTAACAGAAGAAGAGCTTGAATCAGTAGTCATCGAGACGATTAAAGAGACGAATGCTTCCTCTAAGGCTGATATGGGCAAGGTAATGAGTGCAATTATGCCGAAAGTTAAAGGTAAAGCTGATGGAGCGCTTGTTAATAAAAAGGTTCTTCAGCACTTATCATAA
- a CDS encoding cytidine deaminase translates to MNREQLMAEAKIAREKAYVPYSKFQVGAALLTEDGKVHHGCNIENAAYSMCNCAERTALFKAYAEGDRKFKAIAVVADTKRPVPPCGACRQVIAELCPQDMMVYLTNLQGDVQELTVAELLPGAFMPEDLNG, encoded by the coding sequence ATGAACCGTGAACAATTAATGGCTGAAGCAAAGATCGCACGTGAAAAAGCATACGTGCCTTATTCTAAATTCCAGGTGGGTGCTGCCCTTCTGACAGAGGACGGAAAGGTACACCACGGCTGTAATATTGAAAATGCTGCTTACAGCATGTGTAACTGTGCAGAGAGAACAGCTCTTTTTAAAGCTTATGCTGAAGGAGACCGTAAGTTCAAAGCGATTGCGGTCGTTGCAGATACGAAAAGACCCGTACCGCCATGTGGAGCATGCAGACAGGTCATTGCAGAGCTGTGCCCGCAGGATATGATGGTTTACTTAACTAACCTTCAGGGGGATGTACAGGAGCTGACTGTAGCCGAACTTCTGCCTGGAGCATTTATGCCGGAGGATTTAAATGGATAA
- a CDS encoding diacylglycerol kinase family protein, which translates to MDVRKLIRSFRYAASGAKDVFRHEQNFKIHTVVGLITIGLAFLLKLNGTEWLILLLFIGGVLALELMNTAIERTVDLVTEELHPLAKKAKDAAAASVLFFAIAAAIGGLILFIPKLLAIL; encoded by the coding sequence ATGGATGTGAGAAAATTAATCCGATCATTCCGTTATGCGGCAAGTGGGGCAAAGGACGTATTTCGTCACGAACAGAATTTTAAAATCCATACCGTTGTCGGCCTGATTACGATCGGACTGGCTTTTCTGCTAAAGCTGAACGGGACCGAGTGGCTGATTTTACTTCTATTTATCGGAGGTGTACTGGCCCTTGAACTGATGAATACAGCGATTGAGCGTACAGTCGATCTTGTCACAGAGGAGCTTCATCCACTTGCAAAAAAAGCAAAGGATGCGGCCGCTGCGTCTGTCCTGTTTTTTGCCATTGCAGCGGCGATTGGCGGGTTGATTTTATTCATTCCAAAGCTGTTGGCAATTTTATAA
- the deoC gene encoding deoxyribose-phosphate aldolase, whose translation MMTSIAKMIDHTLLKPEATKEQITKLCEEAAEHGFMSVCVNPAWVKLSSELLAGTDVKVCTVIGFPLGASASETKAFETKQAIEDGATEVDMVINIGALKSGDAETVKTDIQAVTAAAKGKALTKVIIETSLLTDEEKVTACELSVEAGADYVKTSTGFNGGGATPEDIALMRKTVGPDLGVKASGGVRSAEDAQAMIEAGATRIGASSGIQIVQGQVADSDY comes from the coding sequence ATCATGACATCTATCGCAAAAATGATCGATCATACATTACTAAAACCAGAAGCAACAAAGGAACAAATCACAAAACTTTGTGAAGAAGCTGCAGAACATGGCTTTATGTCTGTATGCGTAAATCCTGCATGGGTAAAGCTTTCAAGTGAACTGCTTGCAGGAACTGATGTGAAAGTTTGTACAGTTATCGGATTCCCTCTTGGTGCATCTGCTTCTGAAACAAAAGCATTTGAAACGAAGCAGGCGATTGAAGACGGAGCAACTGAAGTGGACATGGTCATCAATATCGGTGCACTGAAGAGCGGAGATGCCGAGACTGTGAAAACAGACATTCAGGCAGTAACAGCTGCTGCAAAAGGCAAAGCCCTTACAAAGGTGATTATTGAAACATCACTTTTAACTGACGAAGAAAAGGTAACTGCTTGTGAGCTTTCAGTTGAAGCAGGTGCTGACTACGTTAAAACGTCTACCGGATTTAATGGTGGCGGTGCAACACCTGAAGACATCGCTTTAATGCGTAAGACAGTAGGGCCGGACCTTGGTGTGAAAGCTTCAGGCGGAGTGCGCTCAGCTGAAGATGCACAGGCAATGATCGAAGCGGGAGCAACACGTATCGGAGCAAGCTCTGGTATTCAGATTGTTCAGGGACAGGTTGCAGACAGCGACTACTAA
- a CDS encoding PhoH family protein, producing MIEQRITVDYPLEDPNEAVALFGTSDAHLKTIEEDLDVTIVSRGESLRITGTEEGIERARKVINELLAVIRKGIQISQRDVIYAVQMALRGTIEYFNELYNEEITKSAKGKSIRAKTMGQRQYITEIRKKDLVFGIGPAGTGKTYLAVVMAVHALKNNKVKKIILTRPAVEAGESLGFLPGDLKEKVDPYLRPLYDALNDVLGPDQTQRFIERGIIEIAPLAYMRGRTLDDAFVILDEAQNTTNAQMKMFLTRLGFGSKMVITGDQSQVDLPKGMESGLVAAQKRLRNVTGIGFQYLEKTDVVRHPLVSKIIGAYEGGTE from the coding sequence ATGATTGAACAGCGAATTACTGTGGATTACCCACTCGAAGACCCGAATGAAGCCGTAGCTTTATTTGGAACATCAGATGCTCATTTAAAAACCATTGAGGAAGACCTGGATGTAACGATTGTGTCAAGAGGCGAATCATTGCGTATTACAGGCACCGAAGAAGGCATTGAGCGTGCCCGAAAAGTCATTAATGAATTGCTGGCAGTAATCAGAAAAGGTATTCAGATCAGCCAGCGGGATGTCATTTATGCGGTACAGATGGCTTTGAGAGGAACAATTGAGTACTTTAATGAACTCTATAATGAAGAAATAACGAAAAGTGCCAAAGGAAAGTCCATCCGGGCCAAAACAATGGGACAGCGTCAGTACATTACAGAGATTCGTAAAAAAGATCTTGTTTTCGGTATTGGTCCTGCGGGGACAGGGAAAACGTACCTGGCCGTTGTGATGGCTGTACATGCACTGAAAAATAATAAAGTGAAGAAAATCATCCTGACCCGCCCTGCTGTCGAAGCGGGAGAAAGCCTCGGCTTCCTGCCGGGGGATTTAAAAGAAAAGGTGGATCCTTATCTGCGCCCGCTGTATGACGCATTGAATGATGTGCTGGGCCCCGATCAGACGCAGCGGTTCATTGAAAGAGGGATCATTGAGATTGCACCTCTTGCCTATATGAGAGGGCGGACGCTGGATGATGCATTTGTCATTCTGGATGAAGCGCAGAATACAACCAACGCACAGATGAAAATGTTTTTGACACGACTCGGATTTGGCTCGAAAATGGTCATTACCGGGGACCAGAGTCAGGTTGACCTGCCGAAGGGGATGGAGTCGGGCTTAGTGGCAGCACAGAAACGGCTGCGTAATGTAACGGGAATCGGGTTTCAGTACCTCGAAAAAACCGATGTAGTGAGACATCCGCTGGTTTCAAAAATTATTGGTGCCTACGAGGGCGGAACAGAATAA
- the rpsU gene encoding 30S ribosomal protein S21 → MSKTVVRKNESLEDALRRFKKTTSKAGTLQEFRKREFYEKPSVKRKKKSEAARKRKF, encoded by the coding sequence ATGTCAAAAACGGTCGTTCGCAAAAACGAATCACTCGAAGATGCTCTTCGCCGCTTTAAAAAGACTACATCAAAGGCTGGTACTCTTCAGGAGTTCAGAAAGCGTGAATTTTATGAAAAGCCAAGCGTAAAGCGTAAGAAAAAGTCTGAAGCTGCAAGAAAGCGCAAGTTCTAA
- a CDS encoding NfeD family protein, translating into MIRKGVVLLLAAAVIFSLISFVHPASASGRTVFVAPIENEVERGLASFLQRSINEAEESGAETIVFELDTPGGLVDAAEDIGEIFSDTDLEIIAYVNPNAISAGAYIALNADDIYFSENGKMGAAAVITSSGGDADLKAQSNWLAAMTNAAVNSGKDPEIAEAMVDSSVSIPGIVEEGELLTLTPAVAEEVGYSNGTVNSIDELLMALGYEDAEVINLEPTFLENVARFITNPIVVPILLSIASIGLVVELYSPGFGVAGTMGLVALMMFFFGHLVAGLAGLEVVILLLIGIALIIAEFFVPGGILGIAGLAAVIASILLAGNSIVYMGIAVSIAILAGVIGMVIMVKFLGKNLHLLKKIILSDSTNTESGYVSNVNRHELIGQIGKTRTALRPSGTIIIADERIDAVSEGSYIDKDKDVKVVKVEGSRIVVREVN; encoded by the coding sequence GTGATTCGTAAAGGAGTTGTACTGCTTTTAGCTGCTGCAGTCATCTTCTCGCTTATTTCTTTTGTTCATCCTGCTTCAGCATCCGGTCGTACCGTTTTTGTGGCACCGATTGAAAACGAGGTGGAACGGGGGCTTGCTTCATTTTTACAAAGATCCATTAATGAAGCAGAAGAAAGCGGCGCGGAAACAATTGTATTTGAGCTTGATACACCGGGTGGACTTGTGGATGCCGCGGAAGATATAGGAGAAATTTTTTCTGATACTGATCTTGAAATTATTGCCTACGTCAATCCAAACGCCATTTCAGCGGGGGCATATATCGCTTTAAATGCAGACGACATATATTTTTCTGAAAATGGAAAAATGGGTGCTGCAGCGGTAATCACATCTTCTGGTGGTGACGCTGACCTTAAGGCTCAGAGCAATTGGCTTGCGGCGATGACAAATGCTGCTGTTAATTCTGGAAAAGACCCTGAAATCGCTGAAGCTATGGTTGATTCATCCGTGTCAATTCCCGGAATTGTTGAAGAGGGGGAGCTTTTGACATTAACCCCGGCGGTTGCTGAAGAAGTTGGTTATTCAAATGGTACGGTTAATAGTATCGATGAACTATTGATGGCACTTGGATATGAGGATGCGGAGGTCATTAACCTTGAGCCCACATTCCTTGAGAATGTAGCACGATTTATCACTAATCCAATCGTGGTTCCGATTCTGCTGTCTATTGCAAGCATCGGGCTGGTGGTAGAGCTGTATTCTCCCGGCTTCGGTGTGGCAGGCACTATGGGGCTCGTTGCTCTGATGATGTTTTTCTTCGGGCATCTCGTCGCGGGGTTGGCTGGTCTTGAGGTCGTCATTTTACTGCTGATCGGGATTGCGCTGATCATAGCGGAGTTTTTTGTCCCCGGCGGTATTCTTGGTATAGCCGGGCTTGCGGCGGTCATTGCAAGTATCTTACTTGCCGGTAACAGTATTGTATATATGGGAATCGCAGTTTCTATTGCAATACTTGCCGGAGTAATTGGGATGGTGATTATGGTGAAATTTTTAGGGAAAAACCTTCACCTATTAAAGAAAATTATTTTAAGTGATTCAACGAATACTGAAAGCGGCTACGTTTCCAATGTGAACCGTCATGAACTGATCGGCCAGATTGGTAAAACAAGAACGGCCCTCAGACCATCCGGTACCATCATCATTGCAGATGAACGCATTGATGCCGTTTCGGAAGGCAGTTACATCGATAAGGATAAGGATGTAAAAGTCGTAAAAGTTGAAGGTTCAAGAATTGTTGTCAGAGAAGTTAATTAA